From Bacillus sp. Bos-x628, the proteins below share one genomic window:
- the fabD gene encoding ACP S-malonyltransferase — protein sequence MSKIAFLFPGQGSQKIGMGKDLFDQEAASKAVFEEADKTLGFDLSSMIFEGDAAELTVTYNAQPALLTTSIAILKKFEESGIKADYAAGHSLGEYTALVAAGALSFKDAVYLVRKRGEFMNEAVPAGEGAMAAILGLDQKTLLEVTKDVTASGQLVEIANLNCPGQIVISGTAKGVELASEKAKEKGAKRAIPLEVSGPFHSALMKPAAEKFADVLSKIDITDAKTPVISNVTADVITSREEIETKLIEQLYSPVRFEESIERLIDLGVTTFVEIGPGKVLSGLVKKVNRRLTTISVSDQETIEVAIQTMKGES from the coding sequence ATGAGTAAAATCGCATTTTTATTCCCTGGTCAGGGCTCTCAGAAGATTGGCATGGGAAAGGATTTATTTGACCAAGAAGCGGCATCTAAAGCTGTATTTGAAGAAGCAGACAAGACACTTGGTTTTGACTTATCTTCTATGATCTTTGAAGGTGATGCTGCAGAACTTACGGTTACATATAATGCGCAGCCAGCGCTTTTAACAACAAGCATCGCCATCTTAAAGAAATTTGAAGAGAGCGGAATCAAAGCAGATTATGCGGCTGGACACAGTCTTGGTGAATACACAGCACTCGTTGCAGCAGGCGCTCTTTCATTTAAAGATGCAGTATATTTAGTGAGAAAGCGCGGCGAATTCATGAATGAAGCAGTTCCGGCAGGAGAAGGTGCAATGGCGGCCATTCTCGGACTTGATCAAAAAACGCTTTTAGAGGTGACAAAAGACGTAACAGCCAGCGGTCAACTAGTAGAAATTGCTAACTTAAACTGTCCGGGGCAAATTGTGATATCTGGTACAGCAAAAGGTGTAGAACTTGCTTCTGAAAAAGCCAAAGAAAAAGGGGCTAAACGTGCAATTCCGCTTGAAGTGAGTGGACCGTTTCATTCCGCTTTAATGAAACCGGCTGCTGAAAAATTCGCAGACGTATTGTCAAAAATAGATATTACAGATGCCAAAACACCGGTCATTTCAAATGTAACGGCAGATGTTATCACATCTCGTGAAGAAATTGAGACAAAACTGATTGAACAGTTATACTCACCTGTTCGTTTTGAAGAAAGCATAGAACGCCTTATTGATTTAGGTGTGACAACGTTTGTTGAAATTGGTCCCGGCAAAGTGCTTTCAGGTCTTGTGAAAAAGGTCAATCGCCGCCTGACGACAATTTCCGTTTCAGATCAAGAAACAATTGAAGTAGCTATCCAAACGATGAAGGGGGAATCTTGA
- the plsX gene encoding phosphate acyltransferase PlsX: MRIAVDAMGGDHAPKAIIDGVQKSLAAFSDIEITLVGDENQIKPYITNHERITILDAKEVIEPTDEPVRAVRRKKDSSMVKMAQEVSEGRAAACISAGNTGALMTAGLFIVGRIAGIDRPALAPTLPTLDGSGFLLLDVGANVDAKPEHLVQYAMMGSIYAERVFPKSNPRIGLLNVGTEDKKGNDLTKKTFDLLKASDLHFVGNVESRDLLEGVADVVVTDGFTGNIALKTLEGTALSVFKMLKETLTSSFLAKIAAAMMKPKLMQMKAKMDYSEYGGAALFGLKAPVIKAHGSSDENAIFHAIRQARDIVMKDVSAIIQQEIQKENTNKS; encoded by the coding sequence ATGAGAATTGCAGTCGATGCAATGGGGGGAGATCATGCCCCTAAAGCAATCATTGACGGTGTGCAAAAAAGCTTAGCGGCATTTTCAGATATTGAAATAACACTTGTCGGTGATGAAAACCAAATCAAACCTTACATAACCAATCATGAGCGCATCACCATTTTAGATGCAAAAGAAGTCATTGAACCTACAGATGAGCCAGTACGTGCAGTCAGACGAAAAAAAGATTCCTCTATGGTGAAAATGGCACAAGAAGTGTCCGAAGGAAGAGCTGCTGCATGTATTTCGGCTGGAAATACAGGGGCGCTCATGACAGCAGGACTGTTTATCGTAGGAAGAATCGCTGGAATTGACAGACCTGCACTTGCACCAACTTTGCCAACACTTGATGGCAGCGGATTTCTTTTACTTGATGTCGGTGCAAACGTTGATGCAAAACCAGAACATCTCGTCCAATATGCGATGATGGGTTCCATTTATGCAGAGCGTGTCTTCCCGAAAAGTAATCCGCGCATTGGACTATTAAATGTGGGAACAGAAGACAAAAAAGGCAATGATTTAACGAAAAAAACTTTTGACTTATTAAAAGCATCAGACCTTCATTTTGTAGGGAATGTGGAATCACGTGACTTATTAGAAGGTGTAGCTGATGTGGTCGTCACAGATGGTTTTACAGGGAATATTGCACTCAAAACATTAGAAGGCACAGCACTTTCTGTGTTTAAAATGCTAAAAGAAACCTTAACTTCTAGCTTTCTAGCGAAAATTGCAGCAGCTATGATGAAGCCAAAACTAATGCAAATGAAAGCAAAAATGGATTACTCAGAATATGGCGGTGCTGCTTTATTTGGTTTAAAAGCACCTGTCATTAAAGCGCATGGTTCTTCTGATGAAAATGCTATTTTCCATGCAATTCGTCAAGCGCGTGATATCGTTATGAAAGACGTTTCAGCTATCATTCAGCAAGAGATCCAAAAAGAAAACACGAACAAGTCTTAA
- the fapR gene encoding transcription factor FapR: MKLNKKERQRLLQQTISSTPFITDEELACKFGVSIQTVRLDRLELSIPELRERIKHVAEKTLEDEVKSLPLDEVIGEMIDVELDDQAISIFEVRKEHVFSRNQIARGHHLFAQANSLAVAVIDDELALTEKANIRFTRQVKQGERVVSKAKVTSHDKEKGRTVVEVKSYVGEEVVFTGDFVMYRSKQK; the protein is encoded by the coding sequence ATGAAATTAAATAAAAAAGAACGTCAAAGGCTTCTCCAGCAAACGATCAGCTCGACTCCGTTCATTACTGATGAAGAATTGGCATGTAAATTCGGTGTGAGCATTCAAACGGTCCGTCTTGACCGTTTGGAGCTGTCAATCCCAGAATTGCGCGAAAGAATTAAGCATGTTGCCGAAAAGACATTAGAGGATGAAGTGAAGTCACTGCCGCTCGATGAGGTGATTGGAGAAATGATTGATGTAGAGCTTGATGATCAAGCCATCTCCATTTTCGAAGTGAGAAAAGAACATGTATTTAGCCGTAACCAAATCGCACGAGGACATCATCTCTTTGCCCAAGCGAATTCCCTAGCAGTTGCTGTGATTGATGATGAACTCGCTCTGACAGAAAAAGCAAATATTAGGTTTACAAGGCAGGTCAAACAAGGCGAAAGAGTCGTCTCAAAAGCCAAAGTGACCTCACATGATAAAGAAAAAGGCAGAACCGTAGTTGAAGTAAAAAGCTATGTGGGTGAGGAAGTTGTCTTCACAGGCGACTTTGTCATGTACCGTTCAAAACAAAAGTAA
- the recG gene encoding ATP-dependent DNA helicase RecG yields the protein MIQNLQDNVSVLKGIGAETEKALNELGIKTVADLLGYFPYRYDDYEHRNLEEVKHDERVTVEGKVHSEPVLTYYGKKRSRLTFRLLVGRFLITAICFNRPYLKRSLIVGDTVSVTGKWDKNRQSMMVQEFKKGTHEQDGSIEPVYSVKENVTVKMMRRFVKQALTLYADKAEDPLPKQLISAYKLMPYQEALKAIHLPETRDSLKQARRRFVYEEFLIFQLKMQAIRKKEREKTSGIQHSFSKEAVFDFVHHLPFPLTKAQSRVLDEIMSDMASPSRMNRLLQGDVGSGKTAVAAIALYAAHLSGFQGALMVPTEILAEQHADSLDQLFEKWNVNIALLTSSVKGKRRRELLERLKQGEIDILVGTHALIQDEVEFQQLGLVITDEQHRFGVEQRKKLRSKGQDPDVLFMTATPIPRTLAITVFGEMDVSVIDELPAGRKQIETYWVKHDMLGRILAFVDKELKKGRQAYIICPLIEESDKLDVQNAIDVHSMLTEAYRGKWSIGLMHGKLASDEKDQVMRAFTANEVQILVSTTVVEVGVNVPNATIMVIYDADRFGLSQLHQLRGRVGRGEHQSFCILMADPKSEMGKERMRIMSETTDGFELSEKDLELRGPGDFFGKKQSGMPEFKVADMVHDYRALETARKDAAELVQSDAFWTEPEYKELRRTLVDSGVLGGEKLS from the coding sequence GTGATACAGAACCTGCAAGATAATGTCTCTGTCCTAAAGGGGATTGGAGCAGAAACCGAAAAAGCACTGAATGAACTTGGAATCAAAACAGTAGCCGATTTACTCGGCTACTTCCCTTATCGTTATGATGATTATGAACATCGCAACTTAGAAGAAGTGAAACATGACGAACGTGTAACAGTTGAAGGAAAAGTACACAGTGAGCCCGTTCTCACCTATTATGGAAAGAAACGAAGCAGGCTGACATTCAGGCTGCTTGTCGGGCGTTTTCTCATTACAGCCATTTGCTTTAATCGCCCGTATTTAAAAAGAAGCTTGATAGTAGGCGACACCGTATCAGTCACAGGGAAATGGGATAAAAATCGCCAATCGATGATGGTGCAGGAATTTAAAAAAGGAACGCACGAACAAGATGGTAGCATTGAGCCTGTATATTCTGTAAAAGAAAACGTAACGGTTAAAATGATGAGGCGATTTGTGAAACAAGCCCTCACACTTTATGCAGACAAGGCGGAAGATCCACTCCCAAAACAGCTCATTTCTGCCTATAAGCTTATGCCTTATCAAGAGGCATTAAAAGCCATTCACCTTCCTGAAACAAGAGACTCACTCAAACAAGCAAGACGCCGTTTTGTGTATGAAGAGTTTTTAATATTTCAATTGAAAATGCAAGCGATCAGGAAGAAGGAACGAGAAAAAACATCTGGAATTCAGCATTCTTTCTCAAAAGAGGCCGTTTTTGATTTTGTCCATCATCTGCCCTTCCCGCTGACAAAAGCGCAGTCAAGAGTACTTGATGAGATTATGTCAGATATGGCGTCTCCTTCTCGTATGAACCGTCTCCTTCAAGGAGACGTTGGTTCGGGTAAAACAGCCGTTGCAGCCATTGCCCTTTATGCCGCGCACTTGTCCGGGTTTCAAGGTGCACTGATGGTGCCGACCGAAATTTTGGCAGAGCAGCATGCTGATTCACTTGACCAACTGTTTGAAAAATGGAATGTGAACATTGCGCTATTAACTAGTTCTGTGAAAGGAAAGCGCCGACGAGAATTACTTGAGCGTCTCAAACAAGGAGAGATTGATATTTTAGTCGGAACTCATGCACTCATCCAAGATGAAGTGGAATTTCAGCAACTCGGTCTAGTGATCACTGATGAACAGCACCGGTTTGGCGTTGAACAGCGGAAAAAGCTGAGGAGTAAAGGGCAGGATCCAGACGTATTGTTTATGACAGCAACACCAATCCCAAGAACACTGGCCATTACTGTATTTGGAGAAATGGACGTATCTGTTATTGACGAATTACCTGCTGGCCGAAAGCAAATTGAAACCTATTGGGTCAAACACGATATGCTTGGGAGGATACTTGCTTTTGTGGATAAAGAATTGAAAAAGGGACGGCAGGCTTATATTATTTGTCCGCTCATAGAGGAGTCAGACAAGCTTGATGTTCAAAATGCGATCGATGTTCACAGTATGCTGACGGAGGCGTATCGAGGCAAATGGTCTATCGGCTTAATGCACGGCAAACTTGCTAGTGATGAAAAAGACCAAGTGATGAGAGCCTTTACCGCAAATGAAGTGCAAATACTCGTGTCGACCACTGTGGTTGAAGTAGGGGTGAATGTGCCAAATGCGACCATCATGGTCATTTACGATGCTGACCGCTTTGGACTCTCTCAACTACACCAGCTCAGAGGCCGAGTAGGTCGTGGTGAGCATCAGTCATTTTGTATATTAATGGCAGATCCTAAATCAGAGATGGGCAAAGAGCGGATGAGAATTATGTCTGAAACAACAGATGGTTTTGAGCTGTCTGAAAAAGACTTAGAACTGAGAGGGCCTGGGGACTTCTTTGGCAAAAAACAAAGCGGGATGCCTGAATTTAAAGTAGCGGATATGGTACATGATTACAGAGCGCTTGAAACAGCGAGAAAAGATGCGGCAGAACTTGTACAATCTGATGCCTTTTGGACAGAACCTGAATACAAGGAACTCAGGCGAACACTAGTAGACAGCGGCGTTCTTGGCGGAGAGAAATTGAGCTGA
- the sdaAA gene encoding L-serine ammonia-lyase, iron-sulfur-dependent, subunit alpha — protein MFKNVKELVQLTEERNTSISEIMITQEMEVTGKSREDIFAQMIRNLEVMEQAVENGLKGVQSLSGLTGGDAVKLQAYMASGKTLSGHTILDAVSKAVATNEVNAAMGTICATPTAGSAGVVPGTLFAVKEILHPTKEQMVRFLFTSGAFGFVVANNASISGAAGGCQAEVGSASGMAAAAIVEMAGGTPQQSAEAMAITLKNMLGLVCDPVAGLVEVPCVKRNAMGASNAMIAADMALAGITSRIPCDEVIDAMYKIGQTMPTALRETAQGGLAATPTARELEKKIFGGVTTSRDTEPAR, from the coding sequence GTGTTTAAAAACGTAAAGGAACTCGTGCAGCTAACAGAAGAACGGAATACCTCCATTTCAGAAATTATGATTACTCAAGAGATGGAAGTGACAGGGAAATCCCGCGAAGATATTTTTGCGCAAATGATACGCAATCTAGAAGTGATGGAGCAGGCTGTTGAGAACGGACTTAAAGGCGTGCAGTCACTATCTGGTCTAACTGGCGGAGATGCGGTGAAACTTCAGGCATATATGGCATCAGGTAAGACACTGTCAGGACATACAATACTAGATGCTGTCAGTAAAGCCGTTGCAACAAATGAAGTAAATGCAGCAATGGGAACGATTTGTGCAACACCTACTGCAGGATCAGCAGGTGTTGTTCCTGGTACTTTATTTGCAGTAAAAGAAATATTACATCCAACAAAAGAACAGATGGTTAGATTCCTATTTACTTCAGGTGCATTCGGTTTTGTTGTGGCCAATAATGCGAGTATCTCCGGTGCAGCGGGCGGCTGTCAGGCAGAGGTAGGCTCTGCATCTGGTATGGCAGCCGCCGCCATCGTTGAAATGGCAGGCGGAACGCCGCAGCAGTCTGCTGAAGCGATGGCGATTACACTGAAAAACATGCTGGGACTTGTTTGTGATCCGGTGGCAGGGCTTGTTGAAGTTCCGTGTGTGAAGCGAAATGCAATGGGTGCATCGAATGCAATGATTGCAGCAGACATGGCGCTTGCTGGCATTACAAGCCGTATTCCGTGTGATGAAGTCATTGATGCCATGTATAAAATTGGTCAAACCATGCCAACTGCACTTCGTGAGACAGCGCAAGGCGGACTTGCGGCAACACCGACAGCTAGAGAGCTTGAAAAGAAGATTTTCGGAGGTGTGACCACATCTCGTGATACAGAACCTGCAAGATAA
- the sdaAB gene encoding L-serine ammonia-lyase, iron-sulfur-dependent subunit beta: MKYRSVFDIIGPVMIGPSSSHTAGAARIGRVARSLFGREPKHIVVSFYGSFKDTYKGHGTDVAIIGGILDFDTFDERIKTAIDIAKSKNIEIDFKEEDAVPTHPNTAKVKISDANGTLELTGISIGGGKIEITELNGFELRLSGNHPAILVVHNDRYGTIAAVANVLAKFAINIGHMEVARKDVGQEALMTIEVDQNIDSAVLSELETLPNIIQVTQIAE; this comes from the coding sequence ATGAAATATAGAAGTGTGTTTGATATTATTGGACCCGTCATGATTGGTCCATCAAGTTCGCACACAGCGGGTGCGGCTCGTATAGGAAGAGTGGCTCGCAGCTTATTTGGAAGAGAACCGAAACACATTGTCGTTTCGTTTTATGGTTCTTTTAAAGATACGTATAAAGGACACGGTACAGATGTAGCGATAATAGGCGGAATTCTTGACTTTGATACGTTTGATGAACGCATTAAAACAGCCATTGATATTGCGAAAAGCAAAAATATCGAGATCGATTTTAAAGAAGAAGATGCAGTACCTACGCATCCCAATACAGCAAAAGTCAAAATTTCTGATGCAAATGGAACGCTTGAATTAACTGGAATTTCCATCGGCGGTGGCAAAATAGAAATCACTGAATTAAATGGCTTTGAACTCAGGCTCTCAGGAAATCACCCTGCCATTCTTGTTGTTCACAACGATCGATACGGCACGATTGCTGCAGTTGCCAACGTCTTAGCGAAGTTTGCCATCAACATTGGTCATATGGAAGTGGCCCGTAAAGATGTGGGACAAGAGGCGCTTATGACAATTGAAGTGGATCAAAATATTGACTCTGCAGTCCTATCGGAACTTGAAACGTTGCCTAACATTATTCAAGTCACGCAAATTGCAGAGTAA
- a CDS encoding DAK2 domain-containing protein, translated as MSIRNLDGRTFAKMILAGAYHLSQNAQIVDALNVFPVPDGDTGTNMNLSMTSGAKAVEETNTDHIGKVGIALSRGLLMGARGNSGVILSQLFRGFSKNIEQKETIDAKEFALALQAGVDTAYKAVMKPIEGTILTVAKDAAKKAVAVSATEDQIDRVLELTIDEARASLERTPDLLPILKEVGVVDSGGKGLLYVYEGFLASLKGEKLPKTASLPTLKELVNAEHHKSAQSHMNTEDIEFGYCTEFMVKFEEDKQSFEENAFREELSQFGDSLLVVADDTLAKVHIHAEQPGEVLSYAQRYGSLINMKIENMREQHSSIINEERNHAPATPATATREKQRYGVVCVAMGEGIADLFKSIGASVVIEGGQTMNPSTEDIVKAIDSINAETVFILPNNSNIVLAANQAASVSKREVVVIPTKTVPQGMSALLSLNETASNEDNEAAMLEAIKHVKSGQITFAVRDTQIDGIDIAKGDYMGLLNGKIILTAKNQLDAAKELLAQMVTEEDEIVTIIKGEDAISDEVDELEAYIEESFEDVEVEVHDGKQPLYSYILAVE; from the coding sequence TTGTCTATTAGAAATCTTGATGGTCGCACATTTGCAAAGATGATCCTTGCAGGTGCATACCATCTTTCTCAAAACGCACAAATTGTAGATGCGTTAAATGTTTTTCCAGTGCCAGACGGAGACACGGGGACAAATATGAATTTGTCAATGACTTCAGGGGCAAAAGCAGTTGAAGAAACAAATACCGATCATATCGGTAAAGTAGGGATAGCGCTTTCAAGAGGGCTGTTAATGGGTGCAAGAGGGAACTCAGGCGTTATCTTGTCACAGCTCTTCAGAGGTTTCAGTAAAAATATAGAACAAAAAGAGACGATTGATGCGAAAGAATTTGCCCTTGCTTTGCAGGCGGGTGTTGATACAGCATATAAAGCTGTCATGAAACCAATCGAAGGAACTATTCTAACGGTTGCAAAGGATGCAGCAAAGAAAGCGGTTGCTGTTTCAGCGACAGAAGATCAAATTGACCGTGTACTTGAATTAACCATTGACGAGGCAAGAGCTTCACTTGAGCGTACACCAGATTTGCTTCCTATATTAAAAGAAGTCGGAGTTGTCGATAGTGGCGGTAAAGGACTTCTTTATGTATATGAAGGTTTCCTTGCTTCATTAAAAGGGGAGAAATTGCCTAAAACGGCTTCCTTGCCAACGTTAAAAGAACTTGTGAATGCAGAGCATCATAAAAGTGCACAAAGCCATATGAATACAGAAGATATTGAATTTGGTTACTGTACAGAATTTATGGTGAAGTTTGAAGAAGACAAACAGTCCTTTGAAGAGAATGCATTCAGAGAAGAGCTGAGCCAATTCGGAGATTCACTCCTTGTGGTGGCAGACGATACGTTAGCGAAGGTTCATATTCATGCAGAGCAGCCTGGTGAAGTATTATCATATGCACAGCGCTACGGCAGCTTAATCAATATGAAAATAGAGAACATGAGAGAGCAGCATAGCTCAATCATAAATGAAGAAAGAAATCATGCGCCTGCTACGCCAGCAACAGCTACCCGTGAAAAACAACGTTATGGTGTCGTCTGTGTCGCAATGGGAGAAGGAATTGCTGACTTGTTTAAAAGTATCGGGGCTTCAGTCGTGATTGAAGGTGGGCAAACGATGAATCCGAGCACAGAAGACATTGTCAAAGCAATTGATAGCATAAATGCCGAAACCGTCTTTATTTTACCTAATAATTCTAATATTGTCTTGGCAGCTAATCAGGCGGCAAGTGTCTCAAAGCGTGAGGTTGTTGTTATCCCGACGAAGACCGTCCCTCAAGGGATGTCGGCACTACTTTCCCTGAATGAAACGGCTTCAAATGAAGATAATGAAGCAGCGATGTTAGAAGCGATCAAGCATGTAAAAAGTGGCCAGATTACCTTTGCTGTAAGAGATACTCAAATTGATGGGATCGATATTGCCAAAGGAGATTATATGGGACTTTTAAATGGAAAAATTATCTTAACTGCTAAAAATCAACTGGATGCAGCAAAAGAACTTCTTGCCCAAATGGTGACAGAAGAAGATGAGATTGTCACCATTATTAAAGGAGAAGACGCAATATCTGATGAAGTTGACGAGTTAGAAGCATATATTGAGGAATCTTTTGAAGATGTAGAAGTTGAAGTCCACGACGGGAAACAGCCGCTTTATTCATATATTTTGGCTGTTGAATAA
- a CDS encoding Asp23/Gls24 family envelope stress response protein, with translation MSIELRTKYGQIDISNEVIAMVAGGAAIDCYGIVGMASKNQIKDGLTDILRKENFSRGVVVRQKEDRIHIDMYTIVSYGTKISEVAHNVQTKVKYTIQHTIGLSVDSVNIYVQGVKVTNP, from the coding sequence GTGTCCATTGAACTTAGAACGAAATACGGACAAATTGATATATCAAATGAAGTTATTGCAATGGTGGCAGGAGGCGCTGCAATTGATTGCTATGGTATTGTCGGCATGGCGTCCAAAAATCAAATCAAGGACGGCTTGACGGATATTCTCCGCAAAGAGAACTTCAGCCGGGGTGTTGTTGTGCGTCAAAAAGAAGACCGCATTCATATTGATATGTACACCATTGTCAGCTACGGTACAAAAATATCAGAAGTCGCACATAACGTTCAAACGAAAGTCAAATATACGATTCAACATACGATTGGACTTTCTGTTGACTCAGTCAACATATATGTACAAGGAGTAAAAGTGACGAATCCGTAG
- the rpmB gene encoding 50S ribosomal protein L28: MARKCVITGRKTKAGNNRSHAMNSTKRTWGANLQKVRILVDGKPKRVYVSARALKSGKVERV; the protein is encoded by the coding sequence ATGGCACGTAAATGCGTAATTACAGGCAGAAAAACAAAAGCCGGGAACAACCGTTCTCATGCAATGAATTCTACAAAACGTACATGGGGCGCGAACCTTCAAAAAGTTCGTATTCTAGTGGACGGTAAGCCTAAAAGAGTATATGTATCAGCTCGAGCTTTGAAATCTGGTAAAGTTGAGCGTGTATAA
- the spoVM gene encoding stage V sporulation protein SpoVM, whose amino-acid sequence MKFYTIKLPRFLGGIVRAMLGSFKKD is encoded by the coding sequence ATGAAATTTTATACAATCAAACTGCCTAGATTTCTTGGCGGCATTGTCCGTGCGATGCTTGGTTCATTTAAGAAAGATTAA
- a CDS encoding thiamine diphosphokinase: MHIHIVAGGPFEYIPPLENKASNDDICWVGVDRGTIFLLEHGIVPDRAFGDFDSVTEKELRELKEQLPALNLFQAEKDETDLELALKWAFRQRPAHIQIYGITGGRADHFLGNIHLLYQGIQQKQKITLVDRQNTIQMYGPGTYEVGQDPDKQYVSFLPFGTHVEKLTLKGFKYPLKNCHIEPGSTLCISNELIHSNGTFSFDEGILIMIRSKD, from the coding sequence ATGCACATACATATCGTAGCTGGCGGTCCTTTTGAATACATTCCGCCCCTTGAAAATAAAGCGTCAAATGATGACATATGCTGGGTCGGCGTTGATCGCGGGACAATCTTCTTACTGGAGCATGGCATTGTTCCTGACAGGGCTTTCGGTGATTTTGATAGTGTGACAGAGAAGGAGTTGCGTGAACTGAAAGAACAACTGCCTGCCCTCAATTTATTTCAGGCGGAAAAAGATGAAACTGACCTAGAACTTGCGCTTAAATGGGCCTTTCGCCAGCGCCCTGCACATATTCAAATATATGGCATTACAGGCGGAAGGGCTGATCATTTTCTAGGAAATATCCACCTCCTTTATCAAGGCATTCAGCAAAAGCAGAAAATCACACTCGTAGACAGACAAAATACCATTCAAATGTACGGACCGGGTACATATGAAGTAGGGCAGGACCCAGACAAACAGTATGTGTCATTTCTCCCATTTGGTACACATGTCGAAAAGCTTACATTAAAAGGTTTTAAATATCCTCTTAAAAATTGTCATATTGAGCCTGGTTCCACACTATGTATTAGTAACGAACTCATCCACTCAAATGGTACTTTTTCTTTTGATGAAGGCATATTAATAATGATAAGAAGCAAAGATTGA
- the rpe gene encoding ribulose-phosphate 3-epimerase, producing MVYIAPSILSADFACLEKDIRDVDQGGADYIHIDVMDGQFVPNITFGPNVVEAIRPHTTLPLDVHLMIEQPDRYIPAFAKAGADIISVHVEACPHLHRTIQHIKEQGAKAGVVLNPHTPVSQIEHVLEDIDLVLFMTVNPGFGGQAFIPSVLTKVKEVKTLSEQKGLTDLFIEVDGGVNVETAKSCKEAGANLLVAGSAVYGKDNRAQAIQAIREA from the coding sequence ATGGTTTATATTGCACCTTCCATTTTATCAGCGGATTTCGCATGCTTGGAGAAAGACATTCGTGATGTGGATCAAGGCGGAGCCGACTATATCCATATTGATGTCATGGACGGCCAGTTTGTTCCGAATATCACGTTTGGACCTAATGTAGTGGAGGCGATTAGACCTCATACAACTCTTCCGCTTGATGTTCATTTAATGATTGAGCAGCCAGACCGTTACATCCCTGCATTTGCAAAAGCAGGAGCTGACATTATTTCTGTACATGTTGAAGCGTGTCCGCATTTGCACCGCACCATTCAGCATATAAAAGAACAAGGAGCGAAAGCGGGCGTTGTATTGAATCCGCACACACCCGTTTCTCAAATTGAGCATGTGCTGGAGGATATAGACCTTGTATTATTCATGACGGTGAATCCTGGCTTTGGTGGACAGGCGTTTATTCCATCTGTGTTAACGAAGGTAAAAGAAGTAAAGACGCTTAGCGAACAAAAGGGCTTGACTGATTTATTCATTGAAGTAGACGGCGGTGTCAATGTAGAAACAGCAAAGAGCTGTAAAGAAGCAGGCGCCAATTTACTTGTGGCCGGTTCGGCTGTATACGGAAAAGACAATCGCGCACAAGCCATTCAGGCGATTCGAGAAGCGTAA